A genomic stretch from Coffea arabica cultivar ET-39 chromosome 10c, Coffea Arabica ET-39 HiFi, whole genome shotgun sequence includes:
- the LOC113714904 gene encoding replication protein A 70 kDa DNA-binding subunit B-like, protein MLLTLWNEFEANKEAQLANTIANNNIIIAMKVKVTTFNYLSLTTRLASCLLVNPPTPQATVLRQWYDQNRQEIAQLIEETSYKDSTKLLPPAKNDDIISVDNAVSMLKNVKTAWIRGNISLIAEQRSFWYAVCSNCQKAVDTNLE, encoded by the exons ATGCTCCTTACTCTGTGGAACGAATTTGAAGCAAATAAAGAAGCACAGCTGGCAAACACTATTGCAAACAACAACATCATTATAGCTATGAAAGTCAAAGTAACTACTTTTAACT ATCTATCTCTAACAACAAGGCTTGCAAGTTGTCTGCTGGTGAATCCACCAACTCCTCAAGCCACTGTATTACGGCAATG GTATGATCAGAATCGGCAGGAAATTGCACAACTAATTGAGGAGACCAGTTACAAAGACTCAACCAAATTGCTGCCTCCGGCCAAAAATGATGATATCATTAGTGTTGACAACGCTGTGAGCATGCTGAAAAAT GTCAAGACTGCCTGGATACGAGGAAATATTTCTTTGATAGCTGAGCAGCGATCTTTCTGGTATGCTGTATGTAGTAACTGTCAAAAGGCTGTAGATACTAATTTGGAATAG